A genomic window from Rhodococcus sp. KBS0724 includes:
- a CDS encoding glutamate synthase subunit beta, translating to MPDPRGFLGAARASTPMRPVTERTGDWREVYAELPSDQRKGEVSEQASRCMDCGIPYCHAGLSGCPLGNLIPDWNDLVRRDDWSRAADRLHETNNFPEFTGRLCPAPCETACVLALSSHLSSGSVAIKRIEAAIADTAWEDGSVRPQTPSAGSGSGVAIVGSGPAGLAAAQQLTRVGHRVTVFERHDRIGGLLRYGIPDFKISKHHIDRRLDQMRAEGTEFVTECDVGTDLAASELLSIYDAVVLAVGAGRARDVDVPGRELIGVHPAMEYLVPANRECAGDGPSGINAAGKNVVIIGGGDTGADCLGTVHRQRPASIVELDYHEQPPRDRDDTSDPWPLWPLVLRSAPADAEGGVREFEVAAQEFVGESHVRAVRVAPVRVSRDASGRRIAELVGAPFDVPCDLVFLAVGFLGVERSGLLCGFGLEPNSRGVIACGRDWQTSCPGVFVCGDAHRGASLVVWAIAEGRSVACAVDRYLTGASTLPAPVHPGALPLVIRNRN from the coding sequence GTGCCTGACCCGCGGGGTTTTCTCGGCGCCGCTCGCGCGTCGACGCCGATGCGCCCCGTAACGGAGCGAACAGGTGACTGGCGTGAGGTCTACGCCGAGCTTCCCTCCGATCAGCGTAAGGGCGAAGTATCCGAGCAGGCATCGCGCTGCATGGATTGCGGAATCCCGTACTGCCATGCGGGTCTGTCGGGGTGCCCGCTCGGGAATCTGATCCCGGACTGGAACGACCTTGTGCGACGCGACGACTGGTCCCGGGCCGCAGACCGATTACACGAGACCAACAACTTCCCGGAGTTCACCGGACGACTGTGTCCAGCGCCGTGTGAAACGGCCTGCGTACTTGCGCTTTCCAGTCATCTGAGCAGCGGAAGCGTGGCAATTAAGCGCATCGAAGCGGCGATTGCCGATACCGCCTGGGAAGACGGTTCGGTGCGCCCACAGACCCCGTCCGCAGGCTCCGGCTCCGGGGTGGCCATCGTCGGATCGGGGCCTGCGGGACTCGCTGCAGCGCAACAGCTCACGCGAGTAGGTCACCGAGTCACTGTGTTCGAGCGGCATGACCGAATCGGCGGGCTGCTGCGGTACGGCATCCCCGATTTCAAGATCTCGAAGCATCACATCGATCGTCGACTGGACCAGATGCGCGCCGAGGGCACCGAGTTCGTGACGGAGTGCGACGTGGGAACCGACCTCGCGGCGAGTGAGCTCCTCTCGATCTACGACGCCGTTGTTCTGGCTGTCGGGGCCGGGAGAGCACGTGATGTCGACGTGCCGGGGCGCGAGCTGATCGGCGTTCATCCGGCGATGGAATATCTCGTTCCTGCCAATCGTGAATGCGCCGGCGACGGGCCGAGCGGAATCAACGCAGCCGGTAAGAACGTCGTCATCATCGGCGGCGGCGATACCGGTGCCGACTGCCTCGGGACAGTTCATCGGCAAAGACCTGCGTCGATAGTCGAACTGGATTACCACGAGCAGCCCCCGCGCGATCGTGACGACACCTCGGATCCGTGGCCGCTGTGGCCGTTGGTACTGCGCAGCGCTCCTGCTGACGCCGAGGGGGGAGTGCGTGAGTTCGAGGTAGCAGCTCAGGAATTCGTGGGTGAATCTCACGTGCGGGCCGTGCGCGTCGCTCCCGTCCGGGTGTCTCGGGACGCCAGTGGTCGACGAATTGCCGAACTGGTGGGGGCTCCGTTCGACGTGCCGTGTGACCTTGTATTTCTTGCCGTCGGATTTCTGGGCGTCGAACGCAGCGGCTTGCTGTGTGGCTTCGGGCTCGAACCGAATTCGCGAGGGGTGATCGCGTGCGGACGTGACTGGCAAACGTCCTGCCCTGGTGTCTTCGTGTGCGGAGACGCACACCGTGGTGCTTCGCTGGTGGTCTGGGCTATTGCCGAGGGGCGCTCGGTTGCGTGCGCGGTCGATCGGTATCTGACTGGGGCGTCGACGCTTCCGGCTCCCGTACATCCCGGTGCGTTGCCACTCGTAATTAGGAATCGAAACTGA
- a CDS encoding GNAT family N-acetyltransferase codes for MVVTKVSRANRATSDDAARVFGHTVRYYDNPETIRADWERLAARAGTRMSSRFLYAVGAHNTDGNGSFLLVAVYRGSEMVALAPFAVRRMLTVEVVRLLGHGRGVIGEILADDADAARALWRAVADRGLVLHADLVVGSDVAVSALLDDPRWNCVVRVRDTHLSVDVPKGTVPADIRSARSLKRLRSYRTALTRSGSSLEFEQLTTPADVDRRWSDLCVVAAIGTSGRDRVNFLAPPNEQFVYRFLRAEAELGRLVILGLVIDGVWCAHDVSVRTGNRLEGWVTHYRPECAHTQPGHQMMEWLVAQRKELAVDVLDMGIGPTDLKLVWANNRTPVVTITGVQSGRIGARAIVRAIETWESGSLVSRSRNLRDKARAVLRRGREAVDALGGGRSIRPTATTSSLP; via the coding sequence ATGGTCGTAACGAAGGTGTCCCGGGCGAACCGCGCCACTAGCGACGACGCGGCCCGCGTATTTGGCCATACTGTGCGCTACTACGACAACCCGGAGACAATCCGCGCGGACTGGGAGCGCTTGGCTGCCCGCGCCGGAACTCGAATGTCGTCGCGGTTTCTGTATGCGGTAGGCGCTCACAACACTGACGGCAATGGATCCTTCCTGCTGGTCGCGGTGTACCGAGGATCCGAGATGGTAGCGCTGGCACCCTTTGCGGTTCGCCGGATGCTGACTGTCGAGGTGGTTCGCCTTCTCGGGCATGGGCGCGGTGTGATCGGCGAGATTCTGGCAGACGACGCCGATGCCGCTCGGGCACTCTGGCGAGCGGTCGCAGACCGTGGATTGGTGCTGCACGCCGATCTTGTCGTTGGCTCGGACGTTGCAGTCAGCGCCTTGTTGGACGATCCGCGATGGAACTGCGTTGTGCGAGTTCGCGATACACATCTCTCGGTCGATGTGCCGAAAGGAACTGTCCCCGCAGACATTCGCAGCGCCCGTTCGTTGAAGCGGCTGCGTTCCTATCGGACGGCACTCACCCGATCCGGGTCTTCACTGGAATTCGAGCAGTTGACGACCCCAGCCGATGTGGATCGGCGATGGTCCGATCTGTGCGTGGTCGCTGCCATCGGAACGTCGGGCCGCGACCGCGTCAACTTCCTGGCACCGCCGAACGAGCAATTCGTCTATCGCTTCCTCCGCGCGGAAGCCGAACTCGGACGCCTCGTCATTCTCGGGTTGGTCATCGACGGAGTGTGGTGTGCGCACGATGTTTCCGTTCGGACCGGCAATCGGCTCGAAGGATGGGTCACGCATTACCGTCCTGAATGCGCCCACACTCAACCTGGACATCAAATGATGGAATGGCTTGTCGCGCAGCGCAAAGAACTTGCCGTCGACGTGCTCGACATGGGAATCGGTCCCACCGACTTGAAATTGGTGTGGGCCAACAACCGCACACCGGTAGTGACCATCACCGGTGTGCAGTCGGGCAGAATCGGTGCGCGGGCCATTGTTCGCGCAATCGAAACCTGGGAATCAGGATCGTTGGTCAGCCGCTCGAGAAATCTGCGTGACAAGGCCCGGGCGGTTCTGCGTCGCGGACGCGAAGCAGTGGACGCGTTAGGCGGTGGCCGTTCGATCAGGCCGACGGCAACCACGTCCTCGTTGCCGTGA
- a CDS encoding acyl-CoA thioesterase II has protein sequence MNDADAPTDLDALLGLLDLEPIGDDAFRGHHPAQVSSRTFGGQLVSQALMAAGRTVDGDRPIHAINGHFIRGGDVKAPIDYRVERHRDGRAFANRQVTAYQGDNELFVMLAAFQDSGTGLEHAVEIPDVPLPESLPPLGDRLSGYEATLPHFVGALKPIDMRYANDPAWILKGTGEKLTHNRVWMRPDGALPDDPLIHAAVLAYSSDTTVLDSILTTHGLSWGHDRIVAATVNHSIWFHRPFRFDDWVLYATESPVAAGSRGLATGRYFSIEGMLMATVVQEGVIRHFPRRGD, from the coding sequence GTGAACGATGCGGACGCGCCGACAGACCTGGATGCGCTTCTCGGTCTGCTCGATCTCGAACCTATCGGAGACGACGCGTTCCGCGGCCATCACCCGGCACAGGTAAGTTCACGGACGTTCGGCGGCCAATTGGTGTCTCAGGCACTGATGGCCGCTGGCCGTACCGTCGACGGTGACCGGCCGATTCATGCCATCAACGGTCACTTCATTCGCGGCGGAGATGTCAAGGCGCCTATCGACTATCGCGTCGAACGGCATCGTGACGGCCGGGCGTTCGCGAACCGTCAGGTCACCGCGTATCAAGGCGACAACGAGCTGTTCGTGATGCTGGCAGCATTCCAGGATTCCGGCACGGGGCTCGAACATGCCGTCGAGATTCCGGATGTTCCGTTACCGGAGTCGTTGCCGCCCTTAGGTGATCGACTGTCCGGCTACGAGGCGACGCTTCCGCACTTCGTGGGCGCACTCAAACCGATCGACATGCGGTACGCCAACGATCCGGCGTGGATCCTGAAAGGCACGGGGGAGAAGCTCACCCACAATCGCGTGTGGATGCGACCGGACGGCGCACTGCCGGACGATCCGCTGATCCATGCTGCAGTGTTGGCCTACTCGTCGGATACGACCGTGCTGGATTCCATCCTGACCACCCATGGATTGTCGTGGGGGCACGATCGAATTGTTGCAGCGACCGTGAATCATTCGATCTGGTTTCACAGGCCGTTCCGGTTCGACGACTGGGTTCTGTACGCGACAGAATCGCCCGTTGCCGCGGGTTCTCGGGGACTGGCAACCGGGCGATACTTCTCCATCGAGGGCATGCTGATGGCGACGGTTGTGCAGGAAGGCGTCATCAGGCACTTCCCGCGCAGGGGAGACTAG
- a CDS encoding SRPBCC domain-containing protein has product MDNGTINLTYDGRVSLNFRLAVPHSPDKVWKVITQREFLDTWFPADVDFNLTPGADLLFKVTPQQVERYGLPADHSTHGTVISVHPHHIFEYLWDADTLHWELHPDGTGGCWLTLTHTMEDEDSAYAHAAGWHAGLEVVAAQLDGREVDWSPWDRADELASQYRKSA; this is encoded by the coding sequence ATGGACAACGGCACAATCAACCTGACGTACGACGGTCGGGTGTCTCTGAACTTCCGGCTCGCCGTTCCACACTCGCCGGACAAAGTATGGAAGGTCATCACTCAGCGCGAATTCCTCGACACCTGGTTTCCCGCCGACGTCGATTTCAATCTCACCCCAGGCGCAGATCTCCTGTTCAAAGTCACGCCACAGCAGGTCGAGCGATACGGATTGCCCGCAGATCACAGCACGCACGGAACTGTCATCAGTGTCCACCCGCACCACATATTCGAGTACCTGTGGGACGCAGACACATTGCACTGGGAACTACACCCTGACGGCACCGGAGGGTGCTGGCTGACCCTCACCCACACAATGGAGGACGAGGACTCCGCATACGCACACGCAGCGGGCTGGCACGCGGGCCTGGAAGTGGTTGCGGCACAACTCGACGGCCGTGAAGTCGACTGGTCTCCCTGGGATCGCGCCGACGAACTCGCCTCGCAGTACCGCAAATCAGCCTGA
- a CDS encoding amidohydrolase, with translation MPHAAHENINVDPKLADLYKDLHSHPELGFQEHRTAEIVATRLTALGFDVTTGIGKTGVVGVLKNGPGPTALLRADMDALPVKEDTGLDYASTATATDQNGKTVPVAHACGHDLHTTCLLGAAQILSTDTASWSGTLLLVFQPAEELGAGSQAMVDDGLFDKIPKPDVVLGQHVAPLPAGKIAGHAGPSYAGSDSLRVRLVGKGAHGSMPENSVDPVVMAAETVLRLQTIISREVPSTAIAVLTVGSIHAGDAANVIPGEAELQLNIRSYDAAVRERILSSVDRIVRGEATTAGAPEEPTITEIERFPIVVNDPAALGKTLDAFADWLGEDNILDPGAGAGSEDVGILATSSGAQLSYWLLGGTDPSLFTTGDMTDPALRTVPSNHSPHYAPVIEPTLTIGVSALVTATRTWLPSA, from the coding sequence ATGCCGCACGCAGCGCACGAGAACATCAACGTAGATCCGAAGCTCGCCGACCTGTACAAGGACCTCCACAGCCATCCCGAACTCGGTTTCCAGGAACATCGCACCGCTGAAATAGTGGCGACGCGCCTGACCGCACTCGGCTTCGACGTCACCACCGGAATTGGGAAGACAGGAGTAGTCGGTGTCCTGAAGAACGGACCGGGACCAACCGCGCTCCTGCGTGCCGACATGGACGCACTCCCGGTCAAGGAAGACACCGGACTGGATTACGCCAGCACTGCCACCGCGACCGACCAGAACGGGAAAACCGTTCCGGTGGCTCACGCCTGCGGCCACGACCTCCACACCACATGCCTGTTGGGTGCCGCCCAGATCCTCTCCACAGACACCGCCAGTTGGTCCGGCACCCTCCTACTCGTCTTCCAACCCGCCGAAGAACTCGGGGCCGGTTCCCAAGCCATGGTCGACGACGGATTGTTCGACAAGATCCCGAAACCCGACGTTGTTCTGGGACAACACGTAGCTCCGTTGCCTGCCGGAAAGATCGCCGGCCACGCAGGCCCGTCGTACGCGGGTTCCGACTCGCTGCGCGTGCGGCTCGTCGGCAAAGGCGCACACGGGTCCATGCCCGAAAACTCCGTCGATCCGGTGGTGATGGCAGCAGAGACCGTTCTGCGACTGCAGACAATCATCTCCCGCGAGGTCCCGAGCACGGCGATCGCAGTGCTCACCGTTGGGTCCATCCACGCCGGCGACGCAGCCAATGTCATTCCCGGCGAAGCCGAACTGCAGTTGAACATCCGAAGCTACGACGCTGCCGTCCGAGAGCGCATTCTGAGCAGTGTGGACCGGATCGTGCGGGGCGAAGCCACAACTGCCGGTGCCCCGGAAGAGCCCACCATCACCGAGATCGAACGCTTCCCGATCGTCGTGAACGATCCTGCCGCTCTGGGCAAAACCCTCGATGCGTTTGCTGACTGGTTGGGCGAGGACAACATCCTCGATCCGGGGGCCGGAGCGGGCAGCGAGGATGTCGGCATCCTCGCGACGAGTTCGGGCGCACAGCTGTCGTACTGGCTGCTCGGTGGCACCGACCCTTCGCTGTTCACGACGGGCGACATGACCGACCCGGCCCTACGGACCGTGCCGTCGAACCACTCCCCGCACTACGCGCCCGTTATCGAACCGACACTGACCATCGGAGTTTCCGCCCTCGTCACGGCAACGAGGACGTGGTTGCCGTCGGCCTGA
- the pyk gene encoding pyruvate kinase, whose product MNRRTKIVCTLGPATATGDRIRELVESGMDVARLNFSHGDHADHEENYIRVRAASDATGKAVGVLADLQGPKIRLGRFKDERTVWENGEEVRITVDDVEGTHDRVGTTYKELARDAKPGDRLLVDDGKVGLVVTAVEGSDVVCTVTEGGPVSNNKGLSLPGMNVSVPALSGKDIADLEFALKLGVDFIALSFVRSPADVELVHAIMDRVGRRVPVIAKLEKPEAIDNLEAIVLAFDAVMVARGDLGVELPLEQVPLVQKRAIQIARENAKPVIVATQMLESMIENSRPTRAEASDVANAVLDGADAVMLSGETSVGKYVMETVRTMARIVEAVETESTRVPPLTHVPRTKRGVISYAARDIGERLDAKALVAFTQSGDTVRRLARLHTPLPLLAFTPLPEVRSQLSLTWGTETFLVDSVSTTDEMVRQVDSALLSLGRYAKGDLVVIVAGSPPGTVGSTNLIHVHRIGEELH is encoded by the coding sequence GTGAACCGACGGACAAAAATTGTATGCACCCTGGGACCCGCAACAGCTACCGGTGACCGCATCCGTGAGCTCGTGGAGAGCGGCATGGACGTGGCCCGGCTCAACTTCAGCCACGGCGACCATGCCGATCACGAAGAGAATTACATCCGCGTCCGCGCAGCATCCGACGCGACCGGCAAGGCCGTCGGCGTTCTCGCCGACCTGCAAGGCCCGAAGATCCGCCTCGGTCGATTCAAGGACGAGCGGACGGTCTGGGAAAACGGTGAAGAGGTTCGCATCACCGTCGACGACGTCGAGGGTACTCACGACCGCGTCGGAACCACGTACAAGGAACTCGCGCGCGATGCCAAGCCGGGCGATCGACTGCTGGTCGACGACGGCAAGGTCGGTCTTGTCGTCACTGCGGTCGAAGGTAGCGACGTCGTGTGCACGGTCACCGAAGGTGGACCGGTCAGCAATAACAAGGGGCTTTCGCTTCCCGGAATGAATGTGTCCGTTCCGGCATTGTCGGGCAAGGACATCGCCGATCTGGAATTTGCCCTCAAGTTGGGTGTCGACTTCATCGCGCTGTCATTCGTTCGTTCGCCTGCGGACGTCGAACTGGTTCACGCCATCATGGACCGAGTCGGTCGCCGCGTTCCCGTCATCGCGAAGCTCGAGAAGCCGGAAGCAATCGACAATCTCGAGGCCATTGTGTTGGCATTCGACGCCGTGATGGTTGCCCGTGGCGACCTCGGCGTGGAGTTGCCCCTCGAACAGGTTCCGCTCGTACAGAAGCGCGCCATCCAGATTGCTCGTGAAAACGCGAAGCCCGTCATCGTGGCAACGCAGATGCTCGAGTCGATGATCGAGAACTCACGCCCCACTCGCGCTGAGGCTTCCGACGTCGCCAACGCTGTGCTCGACGGCGCCGACGCAGTCATGCTTTCCGGTGAGACATCAGTCGGTAAGTACGTCATGGAAACCGTCCGCACCATGGCACGCATCGTCGAAGCAGTCGAAACCGAATCCACTCGGGTTCCTCCGCTCACTCACGTCCCGCGCACCAAGCGAGGCGTGATCTCCTACGCCGCACGCGATATCGGTGAGCGTCTCGACGCCAAGGCCCTGGTTGCCTTCACCCAGTCCGGCGACACCGTGCGCAGGTTGGCGCGTCTGCACACGCCGTTGCCGCTGCTGGCCTTCACTCCGTTGCCCGAGGTGCGCAGCCAACTGTCACTGACCTGGGGAACCGAGACATTCCTCGTCGACTCGGTGTCCACCACCGATGAAATGGTGCGTCAGGTCGACAGTGCCTTGCTCTCGCTGGGGCGCTACGCGAAGGGTGACCTCGTTGTCATCGTTGCCGGTTCGCCTCCGGGAACCGTGGGCTCCACCAACCTGATTCACGTTCATCGCATCGGCGAAGAGCTCCACTAG